A part of Liolophura sinensis isolate JHLJ2023 chromosome 1, CUHK_Ljap_v2, whole genome shotgun sequence genomic DNA contains:
- the LOC135468072 gene encoding SAFB-like transcription modulator isoform X2 — MASTESSTKKKLVDLRVVDLRSELEKRGLEKTGIKAVLIERLQKALEDEGQDPNVLEFETGDGTQGKRAVKKSPRMDVEPEKETEDTVDEPEVESKAESELQPEPEGETEPELEVKPETEPEAESEPQSENAEPEPEAESEPEAGPVPEAVEEEEEMETREEEEAEAAEPMEQTVNGTADDLLESADQEGREEEEDEEAMALGQEEEDKLLGEPEEEVTEVPPVTETTNVDEESKPSEETTAAPPTSSATIKEVESPVKGAEIVKEAKLPEASALVKPTSALKKAAVLKPPSPTSVPIPVPLTVEDTIKMDTSLAQQQTEDNVSLIVQVDDTQYDLDSDIFDGSSGKGEKAVKPEGSDGKDGASASAEVTPITTESTSETKKEGSDGGKKAEDKKEEKKDEKDAKVKSTATSKDTKSTTKDSKSVAVKGGSSNSRNLWVSGLASSTRATDLKSLFSKQGKVMGAKVVTNARCPGSRCYGFVTMNSPDEAAKCIQHLNHTELHGKIITVERAKSDPAAKKADSKTADTKKEDKKDTEKKDTEKKSSEKKDEKKDIKKDDGKSVKKEDAKAMKNDEGKTVKKDDGKAVKKDEKKDVKKEEKKDDKKDEKKDSRDGKRGENKDRGRSSSRRRDSEKSRTVVMDKGKGEPVVQLKSKEEKESEKKTSPRSSSVKSSSQPRSRPPPKKEILSFDKIKEARERERLRVRERRLREEETRRLRNLDLARQRQREVEWQQKNEAMRLEREKERIRMEREKLEREKLDAERQARIRLEAERRERERIERERIQEQRRLDQIKLEQEQQRRSMKRPYDSQNARDSDPYWNDNKRQVTSNRYDSHGNYNSNDRNDRYGDRNQDNGYERRVEKYDRRDRTGNVGSSRNDASNGRYSDSGRRDNRSSSRDTGRGHMDRDVRVSRDGRGRDQGSRTGTGRDVGRREVSQRGDTRTVSRDDRTDVDRFDSRTGIRDDSRGRRDDSGGRARNQDVTMAHDRRNVQERGREPVRDTRSDWKNDRGNMAQVDRRDSRQTVSDTRYVDGRQSTSSHGGGRDSWQLQDDRGRSKGYSSGQNVMGSVTSSGRDQWSGDHGKLDSWGGVNNVDSNMSRTADHRWQGQMNTQTDNRGTFAMNAGLLPNPGTTLYIQNPAAAQVTSLLMGGGGGVSRQQDARFDAYKTMSTSMRRY; from the exons GCATTGGAAGACGAAGGACAGGACCCCAATGTGCTAGAATTTGAGACGGGGGATGGAACCCAAGGGAAAAGAGCTGTGAAAAAATCACCAA GAATGGATGTTGAACCCGAGAAAGAGACTGAG GACACTGTTGATGAGCCAGAGGTTGAATCCAAAGCAGAGTCAGAGCTCCAGCCTGAGCCTGAAGGGGAAACTGAACCCGAACTGGAGGTTAAGCCTGAAACGGAGCCTGAAGCTGAGTCAGAGCCCCAGTCTGAGAATGCTGAGCCTGAACCCGAAGCAGAGTCAGAGCCTGAAGCAGGGCCTGTGCCAGAGGCAGTGGAAGAGGAGGAGGAGATGGAGACCAGAGAGGAGGAGGAGGCTGAGGCTGCAGAACCAATGGAGCAAACTGTGAACGGCACTGCTGATGAC TTGCTGGAGTCGGCTGATCAGGAAGGtagggaggaggaggaggatgaAGAGGCAATGGCTCTGGGTCAGGAGGAGGAGGACAAGCTCTTGGGAGAG cCTGAGGAAGAAGTTACAGAGGTACCCCCAGTTACTGAAACAACAAATGTGGATGAAG AATCTAAGCCATCTGAAGAGACAACAGCAGCACCACCAACAAGTTCAGCAACAATTAAGGAAGTAGAGTCTCCAGTCAAAGGAGCTGAAATAGTAAAGGAGGCAAAGTTACCAGAAGCGTCAGCGCTTGTAAAACCAACGTCAGCACTAAAGAAAGCTGCAGTTCTGAAGCCGCCGAGTCCAACAAGCGTGCCCATCCCTGTCCCTCTTACAGTCGAGGATACCATAAAAATGGACACATCTTTAGCTCAGCAGCAGACAGAagacaatgtttcacttatagtGCAGGTAGATGACACTCAGTATGATCTAGACTCTGACATTTTTGATGGATCCAGTGGGAAAGGGGAGAAAGCTGTCAAGCCTGAGGGCAGCGATGGTAAAGATGGTGCCTCGGCCTCTGCTGAAGTCACACCGATCACAACCGAATCCACCAGCGAGACCAAGAAAGAGGGCTCAGATGGGGGCAAAAAGGCTGAGGACAAGAAAGAGGAAAAGAAAGATGAGAAAGATGCAAAAGTGAAAAG TACTGCTACTTCAAAGGATACCAAGTCCACCACTAAAG ATTCCAAGTCTGTGGCGGTGAAGGGTGGTAGTTCTAACAGCCGAAACCTGTGGGTGAGTGGACTGGCCTCCTCTACCAGGGCTACCGATCTCAAGTCACTCTTCAGTAAGCAAGGGAAG GTGATGGGAGCTAAAGTTGTGACCAATGCCAGGTGTCCTGGATCCCGCTGCTATGGATTCGTCACCATGAACTCCCCTGACGAAGCTGCCAAGTGTATTCAGCATTTAAATCACACAGAGCTGCACGGAAAAATAATCACCGTAGAACGG GCCAAGAGTGATCCTGCTGCCAAGAAGGCAGACTCTAAGACAGCAGATACCAAAAAAGAAG ATAAGAAAGATACAGAGAAGAAAGATACAGAGAAGAAATCTTCTGAGAAAAAGGATGAAAAGAAGGATATCAAGAAAGATGATGGTAAAAGTGTGAAGAAAGAAGATGCAAAAGCTATGAAGAATGATGAAGGAAAAACAGTGAAGAAAGATGATGGAAAAGCAGTGAAAAAAGATGAGAAGAAAGATGTGaagaaagaagagaaaaaagatGACAAGAAAGATGAGAAGAAAGACAGCAGAGATGGTAAGAGGGGCGAGAATAAGGATAGGGGTCGCTCATCATCCCGGCGGAGAGATTCAG AGAAGTCAAGGACAGTGGTAATGGACAAAGGGAAGGGAGAGCCAGTAGTGCAGTTAAAGTCCAAGGAGGAGAAAGAAAGTGAAAAGAAGACCAGCCCCAGATCCTCCTCGGTGAAGAGCTCGAGTCAGCCCAGGTCACGTCCCCCACCCAAGAAAGAAATCCTCTCCTTTGATAAAATCAAG GAGGCCAGAGAAAGGGAAAGACTGCGAGTGAGAGAGAGACGTTTGAGGGAGGAAGAGACAAGAAGATTGCGGAACCTGGACCTGGCCCGACAGAGGCAGCGCGAGGTGGAATGGCAGCAAAAGAATGAGGCTATGAGGCTGGAGAGGGAAAAGGAGAGAATCAG AATGGAGCGTGAAAAATTAGAGAGAGAGAAGTTAGATGCCGAGAGACAGGCCCGTATCCGGCTGGAGGCAGAAAGGCGGGAAAGAGAGCGAATTGAGAGGGAAAGGATACAGGAACAGAGACGACTAGATCAGATCAA ATTAGAACAGGAGCAGCAAAGACGCTCGATGAAGCGACCTTACGACAGTCAAAATGCCAGGGATTCTGACCCTTACTGGAATGATAACAAGCGCCAGGTGACTTCCAATCGCTACGACTCACATGGAAACTACAATTCTAATGATAG AAATGACCGTTATGGAGATCGGAACCAGGACAATGGGTACGAACGGCGAGTGGAGAAGTATGACCGACGGGACAGAACGGGCAATGTGGGATCATCCAGAAACGACGCCTCTAATGGGCGGTACAGCGACTCCGGAAGGAGGGATAATCGTTCTAGTTCTAGAGACACTGGCCGTGGCCACATGGACAGGGACGTGCGTGTTAGCCGAGATGGAAGGGGTAGAGATCAGGGATCGCGCACAGGGACGGGGCGAGATGTGGGTCGGCGAGAGGTATCACAGCGGGGGGATACACGCACAGTCAGCCGTGACGATAGGACAGACGTGGACAG GTTTGATAGTCGCACAGGGATAAGGGATGACAGTCGAGGTCGACGTGATGACTCAGGTGGGCGGGCCAGGAATCAAGATGTTACCATGGCACATGACCGGAGAAATGTCCAGGAAAGGGGCAGAGAACCTGTTCGTGACACACGATCTGATTGGAAGAATGACCGTGGCAAtatggcacaagtggacagaagAG ATTCCCGCCAGACTGTGTCGGATACCCGGTATGTTGACGGTAGACAGTCAACCTCGAGCCACGGTGGTGGACGAGACTCTTGGCAGTTGCAGGATGACCGGGGACGGAGTAAAGGATATAGCAGTGGACAAAATGTCATGG GTTCAGTGACCAGCTCTGGACGGGACCAGTGGTCTGGGGATCACGGGAAGTTGGACTCGTGGGGTGGGGTGAACAATGTTGACAGCAACATGTCGCGCACAGCTGACCACAGGTGGCAAGGTCAAATGAACACACAGACTGATAACCGTGGAACGTTTGCCATGAATGCTGGACTCTTACCAAACCCAGGCACGACGTTGTACATTCAAAACCCTGCTGCAGCTCAAGTGACCTCGTTACTGATGGGTGGAGGGGGTGGAGTCAGCAGGCAGCAAGATGCGCGATTTGATGCCTACAAAACTATGAGTACTTCCATGAGGCGGTACTGA
- the LOC135468072 gene encoding scaffold attachment factor B1-like isoform X1, protein MASTESSTKKKLVDLRVVDLRSELEKRGLEKTGIKAVLIERLQKALEDEGQDPNVLEFETGDGTQGKRAVKKSPRMDVEPEKETEQDTVDEPEVESKAESELQPEPEGETEPELEVKPETEPEAESEPQSENAEPEPEAESEPEAGPVPEAVEEEEEMETREEEEAEAAEPMEQTVNGTADDLLESADQEGREEEEDEEAMALGQEEEDKLLGEPEEEVTEVPPVTETTNVDEESKPSEETTAAPPTSSATIKEVESPVKGAEIVKEAKLPEASALVKPTSALKKAAVLKPPSPTSVPIPVPLTVEDTIKMDTSLAQQQTEDNVSLIVQVDDTQYDLDSDIFDGSSGKGEKAVKPEGSDGKDGASASAEVTPITTESTSETKKEGSDGGKKAEDKKEEKKDEKDAKVKSTATSKDTKSTTKDSKSVAVKGGSSNSRNLWVSGLASSTRATDLKSLFSKQGKVMGAKVVTNARCPGSRCYGFVTMNSPDEAAKCIQHLNHTELHGKIITVERAKSDPAAKKADSKTADTKKEDKKDTEKKDTEKKSSEKKDEKKDIKKDDGKSVKKEDAKAMKNDEGKTVKKDDGKAVKKDEKKDVKKEEKKDDKKDEKKDSRDGKRGENKDRGRSSSRRRDSEKSRTVVMDKGKGEPVVQLKSKEEKESEKKTSPRSSSVKSSSQPRSRPPPKKEILSFDKIKEARERERLRVRERRLREEETRRLRNLDLARQRQREVEWQQKNEAMRLEREKERIRMEREKLEREKLDAERQARIRLEAERRERERIERERIQEQRRLDQIKLEQEQQRRSMKRPYDSQNARDSDPYWNDNKRQVTSNRYDSHGNYNSNDRNDRYGDRNQDNGYERRVEKYDRRDRTGNVGSSRNDASNGRYSDSGRRDNRSSSRDTGRGHMDRDVRVSRDGRGRDQGSRTGTGRDVGRREVSQRGDTRTVSRDDRTDVDRFDSRTGIRDDSRGRRDDSGGRARNQDVTMAHDRRNVQERGREPVRDTRSDWKNDRGNMAQVDRRDSRQTVSDTRYVDGRQSTSSHGGGRDSWQLQDDRGRSKGYSSGQNVMGSVTSSGRDQWSGDHGKLDSWGGVNNVDSNMSRTADHRWQGQMNTQTDNRGTFAMNAGLLPNPGTTLYIQNPAAAQVTSLLMGGGGGVSRQQDARFDAYKTMSTSMRRY, encoded by the exons GCATTGGAAGACGAAGGACAGGACCCCAATGTGCTAGAATTTGAGACGGGGGATGGAACCCAAGGGAAAAGAGCTGTGAAAAAATCACCAA GAATGGATGTTGAACCCGAGAAAGAGACTGAG CAGGACACTGTTGATGAGCCAGAGGTTGAATCCAAAGCAGAGTCAGAGCTCCAGCCTGAGCCTGAAGGGGAAACTGAACCCGAACTGGAGGTTAAGCCTGAAACGGAGCCTGAAGCTGAGTCAGAGCCCCAGTCTGAGAATGCTGAGCCTGAACCCGAAGCAGAGTCAGAGCCTGAAGCAGGGCCTGTGCCAGAGGCAGTGGAAGAGGAGGAGGAGATGGAGACCAGAGAGGAGGAGGAGGCTGAGGCTGCAGAACCAATGGAGCAAACTGTGAACGGCACTGCTGATGAC TTGCTGGAGTCGGCTGATCAGGAAGGtagggaggaggaggaggatgaAGAGGCAATGGCTCTGGGTCAGGAGGAGGAGGACAAGCTCTTGGGAGAG cCTGAGGAAGAAGTTACAGAGGTACCCCCAGTTACTGAAACAACAAATGTGGATGAAG AATCTAAGCCATCTGAAGAGACAACAGCAGCACCACCAACAAGTTCAGCAACAATTAAGGAAGTAGAGTCTCCAGTCAAAGGAGCTGAAATAGTAAAGGAGGCAAAGTTACCAGAAGCGTCAGCGCTTGTAAAACCAACGTCAGCACTAAAGAAAGCTGCAGTTCTGAAGCCGCCGAGTCCAACAAGCGTGCCCATCCCTGTCCCTCTTACAGTCGAGGATACCATAAAAATGGACACATCTTTAGCTCAGCAGCAGACAGAagacaatgtttcacttatagtGCAGGTAGATGACACTCAGTATGATCTAGACTCTGACATTTTTGATGGATCCAGTGGGAAAGGGGAGAAAGCTGTCAAGCCTGAGGGCAGCGATGGTAAAGATGGTGCCTCGGCCTCTGCTGAAGTCACACCGATCACAACCGAATCCACCAGCGAGACCAAGAAAGAGGGCTCAGATGGGGGCAAAAAGGCTGAGGACAAGAAAGAGGAAAAGAAAGATGAGAAAGATGCAAAAGTGAAAAG TACTGCTACTTCAAAGGATACCAAGTCCACCACTAAAG ATTCCAAGTCTGTGGCGGTGAAGGGTGGTAGTTCTAACAGCCGAAACCTGTGGGTGAGTGGACTGGCCTCCTCTACCAGGGCTACCGATCTCAAGTCACTCTTCAGTAAGCAAGGGAAG GTGATGGGAGCTAAAGTTGTGACCAATGCCAGGTGTCCTGGATCCCGCTGCTATGGATTCGTCACCATGAACTCCCCTGACGAAGCTGCCAAGTGTATTCAGCATTTAAATCACACAGAGCTGCACGGAAAAATAATCACCGTAGAACGG GCCAAGAGTGATCCTGCTGCCAAGAAGGCAGACTCTAAGACAGCAGATACCAAAAAAGAAG ATAAGAAAGATACAGAGAAGAAAGATACAGAGAAGAAATCTTCTGAGAAAAAGGATGAAAAGAAGGATATCAAGAAAGATGATGGTAAAAGTGTGAAGAAAGAAGATGCAAAAGCTATGAAGAATGATGAAGGAAAAACAGTGAAGAAAGATGATGGAAAAGCAGTGAAAAAAGATGAGAAGAAAGATGTGaagaaagaagagaaaaaagatGACAAGAAAGATGAGAAGAAAGACAGCAGAGATGGTAAGAGGGGCGAGAATAAGGATAGGGGTCGCTCATCATCCCGGCGGAGAGATTCAG AGAAGTCAAGGACAGTGGTAATGGACAAAGGGAAGGGAGAGCCAGTAGTGCAGTTAAAGTCCAAGGAGGAGAAAGAAAGTGAAAAGAAGACCAGCCCCAGATCCTCCTCGGTGAAGAGCTCGAGTCAGCCCAGGTCACGTCCCCCACCCAAGAAAGAAATCCTCTCCTTTGATAAAATCAAG GAGGCCAGAGAAAGGGAAAGACTGCGAGTGAGAGAGAGACGTTTGAGGGAGGAAGAGACAAGAAGATTGCGGAACCTGGACCTGGCCCGACAGAGGCAGCGCGAGGTGGAATGGCAGCAAAAGAATGAGGCTATGAGGCTGGAGAGGGAAAAGGAGAGAATCAG AATGGAGCGTGAAAAATTAGAGAGAGAGAAGTTAGATGCCGAGAGACAGGCCCGTATCCGGCTGGAGGCAGAAAGGCGGGAAAGAGAGCGAATTGAGAGGGAAAGGATACAGGAACAGAGACGACTAGATCAGATCAA ATTAGAACAGGAGCAGCAAAGACGCTCGATGAAGCGACCTTACGACAGTCAAAATGCCAGGGATTCTGACCCTTACTGGAATGATAACAAGCGCCAGGTGACTTCCAATCGCTACGACTCACATGGAAACTACAATTCTAATGATAG AAATGACCGTTATGGAGATCGGAACCAGGACAATGGGTACGAACGGCGAGTGGAGAAGTATGACCGACGGGACAGAACGGGCAATGTGGGATCATCCAGAAACGACGCCTCTAATGGGCGGTACAGCGACTCCGGAAGGAGGGATAATCGTTCTAGTTCTAGAGACACTGGCCGTGGCCACATGGACAGGGACGTGCGTGTTAGCCGAGATGGAAGGGGTAGAGATCAGGGATCGCGCACAGGGACGGGGCGAGATGTGGGTCGGCGAGAGGTATCACAGCGGGGGGATACACGCACAGTCAGCCGTGACGATAGGACAGACGTGGACAG GTTTGATAGTCGCACAGGGATAAGGGATGACAGTCGAGGTCGACGTGATGACTCAGGTGGGCGGGCCAGGAATCAAGATGTTACCATGGCACATGACCGGAGAAATGTCCAGGAAAGGGGCAGAGAACCTGTTCGTGACACACGATCTGATTGGAAGAATGACCGTGGCAAtatggcacaagtggacagaagAG ATTCCCGCCAGACTGTGTCGGATACCCGGTATGTTGACGGTAGACAGTCAACCTCGAGCCACGGTGGTGGACGAGACTCTTGGCAGTTGCAGGATGACCGGGGACGGAGTAAAGGATATAGCAGTGGACAAAATGTCATGG GTTCAGTGACCAGCTCTGGACGGGACCAGTGGTCTGGGGATCACGGGAAGTTGGACTCGTGGGGTGGGGTGAACAATGTTGACAGCAACATGTCGCGCACAGCTGACCACAGGTGGCAAGGTCAAATGAACACACAGACTGATAACCGTGGAACGTTTGCCATGAATGCTGGACTCTTACCAAACCCAGGCACGACGTTGTACATTCAAAACCCTGCTGCAGCTCAAGTGACCTCGTTACTGATGGGTGGAGGGGGTGGAGTCAGCAGGCAGCAAGATGCGCGATTTGATGCCTACAAAACTATGAGTACTTCCATGAGGCGGTACTGA
- the LOC135468072 gene encoding scaffold attachment factor B1-like isoform X3, with protein MASTESSTKKKLVDLRVVDLRSELEKRGLEKTGIKAVLIERLQKALEDEGQDPNVLEFETGDGTQGKRAVKKSPRMDVEPEKETEQDTVDEPEVESKAESELQPEPEGETEPELEVKPETEPEAESEPQSENAEPEPEAESEPEAGPVPEAVEEEEEMETREEEEAEAAEPMEQTVNGTADDLLESADQEGREEEEDEEAMALGQEEEDKLLGEPEEEVTEVPPVTETTNVDEESKPSEETTAAPPTSSATIKEVESPVKGAEIVKEAKLPEASALVKPTSALKKAAVLKPPSPTSVPIPVPLTVEDTIKMDTSLAQQQTEDNVSLIVQVDDTQYDLDSDIFDGSSGKGEKAVKPEGSDGKDGASASAEVTPITTESTSETKKEGSDGGKKAEDKKEEKKDEKDAKVKSTATSKDTKSTTKDSKSVAVKGGSSNSRNLWVSGLASSTRATDLKSLFSKQGKVMGAKVVTNARCPGSRCYGFVTMNSPDEAAKCIQHLNHTELHGKIITVERAKSDPAAKKADSKTADTKKEDKKDTEKKDTEKKSSEKKDEKKDIKKDDGKSVKKEDAKAMKNDEGKTVKKDDGKAVKKDEKKDVKKEEKKDDKKDEKKDSRDEKSRTVVMDKGKGEPVVQLKSKEEKESEKKTSPRSSSVKSSSQPRSRPPPKKEILSFDKIKEARERERLRVRERRLREEETRRLRNLDLARQRQREVEWQQKNEAMRLEREKERIRMEREKLEREKLDAERQARIRLEAERRERERIERERIQEQRRLDQIKLEQEQQRRSMKRPYDSQNARDSDPYWNDNKRQVTSNRYDSHGNYNSNDRNDRYGDRNQDNGYERRVEKYDRRDRTGNVGSSRNDASNGRYSDSGRRDNRSSSRDTGRGHMDRDVRVSRDGRGRDQGSRTGTGRDVGRREVSQRGDTRTVSRDDRTDVDRFDSRTGIRDDSRGRRDDSGGRARNQDVTMAHDRRNVQERGREPVRDTRSDWKNDRGNMAQVDRRDSRQTVSDTRYVDGRQSTSSHGGGRDSWQLQDDRGRSKGYSSGQNVMGSVTSSGRDQWSGDHGKLDSWGGVNNVDSNMSRTADHRWQGQMNTQTDNRGTFAMNAGLLPNPGTTLYIQNPAAAQVTSLLMGGGGGVSRQQDARFDAYKTMSTSMRRY; from the exons GCATTGGAAGACGAAGGACAGGACCCCAATGTGCTAGAATTTGAGACGGGGGATGGAACCCAAGGGAAAAGAGCTGTGAAAAAATCACCAA GAATGGATGTTGAACCCGAGAAAGAGACTGAG CAGGACACTGTTGATGAGCCAGAGGTTGAATCCAAAGCAGAGTCAGAGCTCCAGCCTGAGCCTGAAGGGGAAACTGAACCCGAACTGGAGGTTAAGCCTGAAACGGAGCCTGAAGCTGAGTCAGAGCCCCAGTCTGAGAATGCTGAGCCTGAACCCGAAGCAGAGTCAGAGCCTGAAGCAGGGCCTGTGCCAGAGGCAGTGGAAGAGGAGGAGGAGATGGAGACCAGAGAGGAGGAGGAGGCTGAGGCTGCAGAACCAATGGAGCAAACTGTGAACGGCACTGCTGATGAC TTGCTGGAGTCGGCTGATCAGGAAGGtagggaggaggaggaggatgaAGAGGCAATGGCTCTGGGTCAGGAGGAGGAGGACAAGCTCTTGGGAGAG cCTGAGGAAGAAGTTACAGAGGTACCCCCAGTTACTGAAACAACAAATGTGGATGAAG AATCTAAGCCATCTGAAGAGACAACAGCAGCACCACCAACAAGTTCAGCAACAATTAAGGAAGTAGAGTCTCCAGTCAAAGGAGCTGAAATAGTAAAGGAGGCAAAGTTACCAGAAGCGTCAGCGCTTGTAAAACCAACGTCAGCACTAAAGAAAGCTGCAGTTCTGAAGCCGCCGAGTCCAACAAGCGTGCCCATCCCTGTCCCTCTTACAGTCGAGGATACCATAAAAATGGACACATCTTTAGCTCAGCAGCAGACAGAagacaatgtttcacttatagtGCAGGTAGATGACACTCAGTATGATCTAGACTCTGACATTTTTGATGGATCCAGTGGGAAAGGGGAGAAAGCTGTCAAGCCTGAGGGCAGCGATGGTAAAGATGGTGCCTCGGCCTCTGCTGAAGTCACACCGATCACAACCGAATCCACCAGCGAGACCAAGAAAGAGGGCTCAGATGGGGGCAAAAAGGCTGAGGACAAGAAAGAGGAAAAGAAAGATGAGAAAGATGCAAAAGTGAAAAG TACTGCTACTTCAAAGGATACCAAGTCCACCACTAAAG ATTCCAAGTCTGTGGCGGTGAAGGGTGGTAGTTCTAACAGCCGAAACCTGTGGGTGAGTGGACTGGCCTCCTCTACCAGGGCTACCGATCTCAAGTCACTCTTCAGTAAGCAAGGGAAG GTGATGGGAGCTAAAGTTGTGACCAATGCCAGGTGTCCTGGATCCCGCTGCTATGGATTCGTCACCATGAACTCCCCTGACGAAGCTGCCAAGTGTATTCAGCATTTAAATCACACAGAGCTGCACGGAAAAATAATCACCGTAGAACGG GCCAAGAGTGATCCTGCTGCCAAGAAGGCAGACTCTAAGACAGCAGATACCAAAAAAGAAG ATAAGAAAGATACAGAGAAGAAAGATACAGAGAAGAAATCTTCTGAGAAAAAGGATGAAAAGAAGGATATCAAGAAAGATGATGGTAAAAGTGTGAAGAAAGAAGATGCAAAAGCTATGAAGAATGATGAAGGAAAAACAGTGAAGAAAGATGATGGAAAAGCAGTGAAAAAAGATGAGAAGAAAGATGTGaagaaagaagagaaaaaagatGACAAGAAAGATGAGAAGAAAGACAGCAGAGATG AGAAGTCAAGGACAGTGGTAATGGACAAAGGGAAGGGAGAGCCAGTAGTGCAGTTAAAGTCCAAGGAGGAGAAAGAAAGTGAAAAGAAGACCAGCCCCAGATCCTCCTCGGTGAAGAGCTCGAGTCAGCCCAGGTCACGTCCCCCACCCAAGAAAGAAATCCTCTCCTTTGATAAAATCAAG GAGGCCAGAGAAAGGGAAAGACTGCGAGTGAGAGAGAGACGTTTGAGGGAGGAAGAGACAAGAAGATTGCGGAACCTGGACCTGGCCCGACAGAGGCAGCGCGAGGTGGAATGGCAGCAAAAGAATGAGGCTATGAGGCTGGAGAGGGAAAAGGAGAGAATCAG AATGGAGCGTGAAAAATTAGAGAGAGAGAAGTTAGATGCCGAGAGACAGGCCCGTATCCGGCTGGAGGCAGAAAGGCGGGAAAGAGAGCGAATTGAGAGGGAAAGGATACAGGAACAGAGACGACTAGATCAGATCAA ATTAGAACAGGAGCAGCAAAGACGCTCGATGAAGCGACCTTACGACAGTCAAAATGCCAGGGATTCTGACCCTTACTGGAATGATAACAAGCGCCAGGTGACTTCCAATCGCTACGACTCACATGGAAACTACAATTCTAATGATAG AAATGACCGTTATGGAGATCGGAACCAGGACAATGGGTACGAACGGCGAGTGGAGAAGTATGACCGACGGGACAGAACGGGCAATGTGGGATCATCCAGAAACGACGCCTCTAATGGGCGGTACAGCGACTCCGGAAGGAGGGATAATCGTTCTAGTTCTAGAGACACTGGCCGTGGCCACATGGACAGGGACGTGCGTGTTAGCCGAGATGGAAGGGGTAGAGATCAGGGATCGCGCACAGGGACGGGGCGAGATGTGGGTCGGCGAGAGGTATCACAGCGGGGGGATACACGCACAGTCAGCCGTGACGATAGGACAGACGTGGACAG GTTTGATAGTCGCACAGGGATAAGGGATGACAGTCGAGGTCGACGTGATGACTCAGGTGGGCGGGCCAGGAATCAAGATGTTACCATGGCACATGACCGGAGAAATGTCCAGGAAAGGGGCAGAGAACCTGTTCGTGACACACGATCTGATTGGAAGAATGACCGTGGCAAtatggcacaagtggacagaagAG ATTCCCGCCAGACTGTGTCGGATACCCGGTATGTTGACGGTAGACAGTCAACCTCGAGCCACGGTGGTGGACGAGACTCTTGGCAGTTGCAGGATGACCGGGGACGGAGTAAAGGATATAGCAGTGGACAAAATGTCATGG GTTCAGTGACCAGCTCTGGACGGGACCAGTGGTCTGGGGATCACGGGAAGTTGGACTCGTGGGGTGGGGTGAACAATGTTGACAGCAACATGTCGCGCACAGCTGACCACAGGTGGCAAGGTCAAATGAACACACAGACTGATAACCGTGGAACGTTTGCCATGAATGCTGGACTCTTACCAAACCCAGGCACGACGTTGTACATTCAAAACCCTGCTGCAGCTCAAGTGACCTCGTTACTGATGGGTGGAGGGGGTGGAGTCAGCAGGCAGCAAGATGCGCGATTTGATGCCTACAAAACTATGAGTACTTCCATGAGGCGGTACTGA